DNA from Amycolatopsis sp. DSM 110486:
GTAGGTCTCGACCATCGCCGTGCCGGAGTACACGGGGACGGCGGACGAGAGCAGCGGCCGGACGCGCGACCACGCGCCGTCGGCGCCGACCAGCAGGTCGCTGACGACCACGCTGCCGTCGGTGAAGGTGGCTTCGTGCCGGCCGTCTTCCCGGGTGCGGGCCTCGAGAACCTTGTGGCCCCAACGAACCGTGCCGGCGGGAAGCGAGTCGAGCAGCAGCTGCCGCAGCTCCCCGCGTTGGACTTCGGGCCGGCCTCCGGTGCCGTCGTCGGCCTTGTCGAACAGCACGGTGCCCTCGCGGTCCAAGAACCGCGTCTGCTGGCGGCCGTCGAGGATGAGGCCGCGGAACTCGTCGGAGAGTTCGGCGGCTTCGATGGCGATCTGACCGTTGTAGTCGTGGATGTCGAGCATGCCGCCCTGTGCGCGGGACGACGGGGAGTCCTCGGCTTCATAGACCGTGGCCGGGATGCCGTGGACGTGCAGCACGCGGGCGAGGATGAGGCCGCCGAGGCCGGCGCCGATGATCGTGACGGTGTTCATGATGGCTCCTTCGGGTTCGGAGCAGCCGTTCGAGCTGCCCTCGAACCGAAGGTTGCCGTGATCCACTGGCACGGCGCGCACACCGCGCTGCCACCCACCTGGCACGCCCTGCCAGCACGCTGCCAGAAGCTCAGGCCGGAGCCGGTGGCAGCTCCCGAAGCGCCAACGCCCAGTCCACCGCGGCCTCCGCGTGCAGCCGCGTGGTCGGGAAGACCGGGACCGAGCTGTCGGACTGGTCGACCAGCAGCTCGATCTCCGTGCAGCCATAGATCACGCCCTCGGCTCCCGCGAGAACCAGCCGCGCGATCACCTCGCGATACGCCGCCCGCGAAGACGGCCGGACAACGCCGTGCACCAGCTCGTCGTAGATCACCCGGTGCACCAGCTCCTGGTCCACTTCGGACGGAACCAGCACCGAGAGTCCATGTGCCGCAAGGCGTTCACGGTAGAATGGCTGGCTCATCGTGAACGCGGTCCCCAGCAGGCCCACCGAGGAAATCCCGGCGGACAGCACCGCCGCGGCCGTCGTGTCCCCCAGGTGCAGGAACGGCACCCGCAGCCGCAAGGCCGAAGCCACCTTGTGCATCGTGTTGGTGCACAACACGATCACGTCCGCG
Protein-coding regions in this window:
- a CDS encoding aspartate/glutamate racemase family protein, encoding MKMIGLLGGMSWESSAEYYRLVNERVRSALGGYHSARVVLYSVDFAEIEALQASGDWAAAGELLAAAASALEAAGADVIVLCTNTMHKVASALRLRVPFLHLGDTTAAAVLSAGISSVGLLGTAFTMSQPFYRERLAAHGLSVLVPSEVDQELVHRVIYDELVHGVVRPSSRAAYREVIARLVLAGAEGVIYGCTEIELLVDQSDSSVPVFPTTRLHAEAAVDWALALRELPPAPA